GAAGAAGTGCGTCGACAATTTAGAGATATTCCGCAATTAAAAGCAGCATTAGTAGTAATGCGTAAGTATGATTCTGATATGACTAAAGCTTCAGCTGAAGACAGAGCTATTTTTGATGCTGCCGATGGTGTTGCAGATTACGGAAAATGTATTGATATTTCCACAAAAGCTTCCATTAAAGAAATGGTATTACCAGGGTTATTAGCAATTGTTGTTCCTGTAGCTGTTGGCTTTATAGGTGGTGCTGAAATGTTAGGTGGACTTCTTGCAGGTGTGACTACTTGTGGTGTTTTAATGGCTATTTTCCAATCGAATGCTGGTGGTGCTTGGGATAATGCTAAAAAAACGATTGAAGAACAAGGCAAAAAAGGTACAGATGCACACAAGGCTGCTGTTGTTGGAGACACGGTAGGTGACCCATTTAAAGATACTTCAGGACCTTCATTAAATATTTTATTGAAATTAATGTCGGTTGTAGCCTTGGTAATAGCACCAAGTATTGCATTGTCATCAGATATTGTAACAGCTTATGTATCTGAAAATATTCCTGCGAAAGTTGAAATAACTAAAGAAGTAAAAGTAGCTATGCATAATAACGATGATGGAACTGTTAAAGCAATAGTAACAACCGTAACCACTAATAACGGTGAAAAGTCTACAAGTTATGAGACCTTTCAAGGTGAAGAAGCTGAAGTGAAAGCAAGTATTGCTTCTTTAAATGAAAAACAGAAAGAACAAAATGTTATAAATTAAGTTATAGCTTTTCATAAAAAGAAACCACGCCTTAGGCGTGGTTTCTTTTTATGAAAATATTTTATCACCTCTTAATAATTAAAAAAGTTGTTAAAACAAACCATTTATTTCGGCATCTATTGTGTTGATTACCTGTCCTAAATCTTCTGGTTTATCTACAAAATCAAGTTTATCAACATCAATAATTAAAAGCTTTCCTTTAGTGTAACCATGTATCCAAGCTTCATAACGTTCGTTTAGCCTGCTTAAATAGTCAATACTTATAGAGTTTTCGTAATCACGCCCCCGTTTATGGATTTGTGAAACTAAATTAGGGATAGAACTTCTTAAATAAATTAACACATCGGGACCTTTAACTAGCGATTCCATTAAATCGAAAAGTGATTTATAATTTTCATAATCACGATTCGTCATTAAACCCATCGCATGTAAATTGGGCGCAAAAATATGAGCGTCTTCGTAAATGGTTCGGTCTTGAATAATATCCTTACCACTTTCTCGAATTTGCAAAACTTGGCGAAATCTACTGTTTAAGAAATAAACTTGTAAATTAAAACTCCAACGTTCCATTTGATTGTAAAAATCGTCTAAATATGGATTGTCTACAACGTCTTCCAGTTGTGCTTCCCATTTATAGTGTTTAGCTAGTAATTTTGTGAGAGTTGTTTTTCCAGCGCCAATATTTCCAGCTATTGCAATATGCATAATTTAATCGATTTTTAATTGGTATTTGTGTAGGGTTTCTTTGTCGTAAATATACAAGGTTTCATTGGTTACAAAAAACTGATTTATCAACAAATTTGGGAGCGTAATAGGAACAATAGTTTTCGTGTTTTTTTTCAAATAATACAAATTATTATCCTTCTTAAAAATAACATTTTCGTTATCGATGTTTATCGATTCATATCCATCATTTTTCATTTTATATGATAGATTTCCAAAATAATCGTACACGTATAAGTCGGTTTTGGTAAGCACCCAGCAGTAATTGTAATTACTTTTTATATCTAAAATAGAACTTTTAAAAGGGAGTGTTTGCGCACGCTTGGTGTTGGTTTTATAATCAAAAAGCTCTAATTGCTGCGTGTTTTCATTAAAAATCCAAATAGTATTATCTGAACCTGTAGCAACATACGTTACGTTTTTGTATTCTGAAAGCGCATTAAAATCTATTTTGAATATTTCAGCTAATCGATTATCTAAAATTAAAACCGTATTAAAATCTTTGTAAAAAACGTTTATTTTTAAAGGATTGAACGTATTTACAGATGTAATAGTACCTAATTGGAAATTGCTATAGCCAATATCAAGACCTTTAGTTTCAGCACTATGTTTAAACAATACATTTTCTAAAATATAAAACGTGGTATTAAAATTATTAGTACTCACAAAAATGTTAGCATCTAGCATGTTTTTTTCAATCAATGAGGTTTCTATAGACTCTTGAGACGTAATTGAAAGTGAAAGAAAAAAGAATAAGTGTAAAACGTATTTCATAATGAAGCGAAAAATACAAAATTTAATAAAATAATTCAGTGATTCCTCATTAATTAGCTTTGAAATTAATTTAAGAACATTTTAACAGTTTATTTGTTAAACTAATTGCAATTATTCAAGTCTAAATAATTTAAAATTATAATTTTAAACATAAATTTAAAAAGCTAGTATTCTATGAAACATCATTTTATTAAAATAAGTATTACCTATTTTGCCATTTTTGCTTCTATCATGGTATTTGCCCAAAAAGATTTTCAAGGAAAAGCCTATTATGAATCTAAGACCACCGTTGATATGAGTCGTTTTGGCGGAGGTGATATAAGTGATGAACGCAGAAAACAAATAGCGGATCGAATGAGAAGTATACTTGAGAAAACATTTGTATTAACGTTTAATCAGTCGGAATCTTTTTATCAAGAAGAGGAAAAGCTAGACACCCAAGAAAGTGGCCGTGGCCGATGGGGAGCTATGATGGGTAGTTATACAGGTGGGCCACAGTACAAAAGCATTAAAAAGCAATTGCTTTTACAAGAACAAGAATTTTTTGGTAAGCAATTTTTAATTAAAGATTCTCTATCCAAATTAAACTGGAAAATGGAAGGTGAAACAAAACAAATTGGACAATATACTTGTTTTAAAGCTACTACTACAAAAGTAGTTGATGCTGTAGACTTCACAAGTTTTAGAAGACCTCCAAACAATGAAGAAGATAGTTCACCCGCAACTAAAGAGATAGAAATAGTTGCATGGTACACCATGCAAATTCCTGTAAACTTAGGACCTGATGATTATTGGGGACTTCCTGGTTTAATTTTGGAAGTAAATGCTGACAAAACCGTTATTTTGTGTTCTAAAATTGTATTAAATCCAGAAGAAAAGGATATTATTAAAATGCCTTCCAAAGGCAAAGAAGTTACAAAGAAAGAGTACACTGCCATTGTAAAGAAGAAAACTGAAGAAATGCGTCAAAATTTCAGAAGTGGCGGAGGTGGTCGAAGATAAAATCAATAACTAATTTCGTCTTAAAAAATTATGTAACTAAAATTACTTATAAATTTAATATGTTTAATTACACAAATGAATGTCTTTACTAGTTTAAATTATAGTAAAAGTTTCGAGTATATTGGAACGACCTCTCTTTTTGAATCAAGAAGTATTATCCATATAAGTTCTCCATTTAATTCTGGACTTGTAAATGAAAGCGCAAGTACGAATGGTTGTTTTTAGCAAAACAAGAGATTCAGTTTAAGGTATAATGGCAATTTTAACTGCTCTAAGTTTAACCAGTTTATTCTTAAAATGCACGATCAAGTATAAGCTTTTCCCAAACGTATGGGAGTAAATTACGAACCAATTTAAAAACAGCACTAAATGTTGAGATTGAGTAATTGCTACATCATTCAAGATAATAATAAGTTTTATACATAGTATCCATCTATAGAATTATGATGCATAATATTTAAAAAAATAACATTCAAAACTGATTATTTGTATACTAAATTTCAGTGATGATGTTAAAAATTTTAAATAATTCCAAATTTCCAAATACATCTTTAGTATATAAAAAAGATAAAAATGCTAAGTTAGAATACGAGACAAAAACTATTAACTAACTCAATACCAAAGAACAAAACCACACAAGAATCAGTAAAGTATCTGGTAGTGTTTCCTAATATTTTATACAGCCGTTATTTATGTCGTTTAGAATACGATACGAATTGTAAAATAGCGCATTTTTATTTTGCATACTTGATAAACTATAATATATTTGCGCACGGTTTTGGGGAGATACTCAAGCGGCCAACGAGGGCAGACTGTAAATCTGCTGATTTCATCTTCGCAGGTTCGAATCCTGCTCTCCCCACCAAAAAAAGCAAGCTATAATAAGCTTGCTTTTTTAATAAGTAAAAATGTCATTTATTTTCAATATAGCTTTATATTTTTTTAGTAGATAAGCCAGCTTTAGTTCTTTCAATTGGTTTAATAGTCCCATCCTTATTAAAATACAAGTATTCAGCACAAATATAGCGTTGCTTTTTGTTGCATTCAGAATCTGTATCTAACCATCGGTGGTAGAATAAAACCCATTGCCCATTAAATTCTACAATAGAGTGGTGGTTGTTACCCTCTTCTTCTTTCATTATTTTTCCTTTATATTCCCATGGACCTATAGGAGATTTTGCCATATAATAAGAAAGCATCCTATTGTTTTCTGGCATCGTATAATAATAAACACCATTTCTTTTAAATACCCATGGGCCTTCCATTTTGGGTTCAAAACCACCCATATCCATTTTGTAAAGATCACCTTCAACACTAAGTAAATCATCTGACATTTCTGCTACTAAATAATCACTACCGCCGTGAAAATAAATATAGCCCTTTTCATCATCATCAATAAAAAGACAAGGATCATTTGCGTAGGGTTCTGTCCATAGAGGTTTACCTATGGCATCTTTAAAAGGACCCGTTGGTGAATCACTAACTGCAATGCCTATTCCCATCCATTTTGTACTATTGTTTGGGTTTTCACGATCTTTAAAACCACTTCCAGCGGGAAAACAAAAATAATATTTTCCGTTTTTATAAGCAGCATCTGGTGCCCAAGCAAAATTATCAGCCCAAGATAAATCATCTACAGAAAGACATGCGCCATGGTCTGTCCAATTTATTAAATCACTTGATGAAAATACATGCCAATCTTTCATCCAAAAATCGAGTTGACATTCTTCATCATGAGAAGCGTAAATATACATTTTGCCATCCTTCCAAACATGTGCTGATGGATCTGCTGTTAATATGTCACTTCCAAAATTTAAAGGGTTTTGTGAAAAGCAGGGGGTTATAAAAAAAAGACTTATTAAAACGGGTTCAATGACCTTGAGATTCATTTTGGTGAATTTTAGTTGATTTAATCTTTAAGAATTAGATGAGAAAGTAACGAAGTTAAAGAAACTCTTTTACATAAATCAAAAAAACATCACATAAAACACTGAACTTATAACTGTTAAAAAAAGAAAGCTGCATTTTAAGTTTTAATCTTAATTAATGTTTTTCAGCTTTTGCCATTTAAAGAATCTTTTGTAAGCTTGGTTTGTGGGATAATTTCTATTATTTGTTGTGTTATTAAATACCAATGCGACCACAAAAAGAATAAGTGTACCAGTTAAAACAGGTGAAAGCACATACATATAGCCTAACGATTTTATTTTTTCAGTACCTATTACTGCAATTAAGGCTGTGGCACCTCCTGGCGGATGAAGTGTTTTTGTAAACTGCATAAAAACGATAGAAAGGGAAACGGCAAGAGGCGCAGTAATCCAAATAGTCTCAGGAAAAAGTTTATAAACAGTTACACCTATAATGGCAGATATTAAATGACCGCCAATTAAATTTCTAGGTTGTGATAAAGGGCTTTCTATAGCACCATATATTAATACACTAGATGCGCCAAATGAACCGACTAAAAAGGTGTTCTCTATTTTAGGTAAAAAATGAGATTGCATAAATGCTATTAACCCAATACCAAAAAAAGCACCCAAAAAAGACCAAAAATGCTCTTTGAAATCTATTAAGGTTTCTTTATAAATTACATATTTAGAAATCCGAATGGTTCGTTTGATTTTTTTCTTTATCATTTAAGCTATAATTATATTCTAAATTAAAACGAAATGTGATTTTTCTAAAAAAAACAAACCTTGCAAAAATGAATTACAAGGTTTTTAATATTTGTTACGAGATATAAAAGTTATAGTCCAAAAGCTTCTTTTACCTTATTAACATAATCTAATTTTTCCCAAGTAAATAGTTCCACATCTAAAGTGATGCTTTCACCATTTGGTTGACTAAATGTTTTAGTTACTGTTTCGTTTTTACGTCCCATATGACCATAAGCAGCCGTTTCGCTATAAATAGGAGCACGTAGTTTTAAGCGTTCCTCGATAGCGAATGGACGCATATCAAAAATATTAGAAACCATGTTGGCAATTTCACCATCAGTCATATTAAACGGGCAAGTGCCATATGTGTTAATAAAAATACCCATAGGCTCTACAACACCAATAGCATAACTTACTTGTACTAAAA
The genomic region above belongs to Mariniflexile litorale and contains:
- a CDS encoding family 43 glycosylhydrolase, translating into MNLKVIEPVLISLFFITPCFSQNPLNFGSDILTADPSAHVWKDGKMYIYASHDEECQLDFWMKDWHVFSSSDLINWTDHGACLSVDDLSWADNFAWAPDAAYKNGKYYFCFPAGSGFKDRENPNNSTKWMGIGIAVSDSPTGPFKDAIGKPLWTEPYANDPCLFIDDDEKGYIYFHGGSDYLVAEMSDDLLSVEGDLYKMDMGGFEPKMEGPWVFKRNGVYYYTMPENNRMLSYYMAKSPIGPWEYKGKIMKEEEGNNHHSIVEFNGQWVLFYHRWLDTDSECNKKQRYICAEYLYFNKDGTIKPIERTKAGLSTKKI
- a CDS encoding deoxynucleoside kinase yields the protein MHIAIAGNIGAGKTTLTKLLAKHYKWEAQLEDVVDNPYLDDFYNQMERWSFNLQVYFLNSRFRQVLQIRESGKDIIQDRTIYEDAHIFAPNLHAMGLMTNRDYENYKSLFDLMESLVKGPDVLIYLRSSIPNLVSQIHKRGRDYENSISIDYLSRLNERYEAWIHGYTKGKLLIIDVDKLDFVDKPEDLGQVINTIDAEINGLF
- a CDS encoding GLPGLI family protein, translated to MKHHFIKISITYFAIFASIMVFAQKDFQGKAYYESKTTVDMSRFGGGDISDERRKQIADRMRSILEKTFVLTFNQSESFYQEEEKLDTQESGRGRWGAMMGSYTGGPQYKSIKKQLLLQEQEFFGKQFLIKDSLSKLNWKMEGETKQIGQYTCFKATTTKVVDAVDFTSFRRPPNNEEDSSPATKEIEIVAWYTMQIPVNLGPDDYWGLPGLILEVNADKTVILCSKIVLNPEEKDIIKMPSKGKEVTKKEYTAIVKKKTEEMRQNFRSGGGGRR
- a CDS encoding HPP family protein; this encodes MIKKKIKRTIRISKYVIYKETLIDFKEHFWSFLGAFFGIGLIAFMQSHFLPKIENTFLVGSFGASSVLIYGAIESPLSQPRNLIGGHLISAIIGVTVYKLFPETIWITAPLAVSLSIVFMQFTKTLHPPGGATALIAVIGTEKIKSLGYMYVLSPVLTGTLILFVVALVFNNTTNNRNYPTNQAYKRFFKWQKLKNIN